One Obesumbacterium proteus DNA window includes the following coding sequences:
- the tmk gene encoding dTMP kinase produces the protein MKSKFIVIEGLEGAGKTTARDTVVDELRQQGIEDIVFTREPGGTPLAEKLRDLVKQGVENEKLTDKAEVLMLYAARVQLVDNVIKPALARGAWVVGDRHDLSSQAYQGGGRGIDARLMQSLRDTVLGDFKPDLTLYLDLPPAIGLERARSRGALDRIEQESLAFFERTRARYLALAEQDDSIITVDASQTLPEVTASIRIALQAWFKDQEQHA, from the coding sequence ATGAAAAGTAAGTTCATCGTGATTGAGGGTCTGGAAGGGGCCGGTAAAACGACTGCCCGCGATACCGTAGTAGATGAGCTTCGTCAGCAGGGTATTGAGGATATTGTTTTCACCCGTGAACCGGGTGGCACGCCATTAGCTGAAAAATTGCGCGATCTGGTCAAGCAAGGTGTTGAAAACGAAAAACTGACCGATAAAGCCGAAGTGCTGATGCTTTACGCTGCACGCGTTCAGTTGGTGGATAATGTGATCAAACCGGCTTTAGCTCGCGGGGCGTGGGTGGTCGGCGATCGCCACGATCTTTCTTCTCAGGCTTACCAAGGTGGTGGACGAGGGATTGACGCCCGTCTGATGCAGTCGTTACGCGATACGGTATTGGGCGACTTTAAGCCTGACCTAACGCTATATCTGGACTTACCTCCAGCGATAGGTTTAGAGCGAGCGCGTAGCCGTGGTGCATTAGATCGTATCGAACAGGAATCGCTGGCCTTTTTCGAACGCACCAGAGCGCGCTATCTGGCCTTAGCCGAACAGGACGACAGCATTATCACCGTTGATGCTTCGCAAACCTTACCTGAGGTGACGGCTTCTATCCGCATCGCGCTTCAGGCATGGTTTAAGGATCAGGAGCAGCACGCGTGA
- the mltG gene encoding endolytic transglycosylase MltG has product MKKKLFGLLVVCIVVLLVALFWSYQQVQKFARTPLAITQETLFKLPAGTGRVALEGLLVRDKLIAHPRYFPWLLQLEPELANFKAGTYRITPGMTVREFLELLKSGKEAQFTVRFIEGTRFQDWMQVLAASPNLKHALANKDESQIAKILGIPEGRPIEGWLYPDTYHYTAGNSDEMILKRAYNRMSKEVDEIWQDREKNLPYKTPEDLVTMASIIEKETGVGEERGKVASVFINRLRIGMRLQTDPTVIYGLGKNYNGNLTRRDLQQPTAYNTYVISGLPPTPIAMPSRASLEAAAHPDKTSYLYFVADGKGGHVFTTNLQSHNQAVRNYLQVLREKNEK; this is encoded by the coding sequence ATGAAGAAAAAACTGTTTGGACTTCTTGTTGTCTGCATTGTTGTTTTGTTAGTGGCGCTATTTTGGAGCTATCAACAAGTGCAGAAGTTTGCCCGAACGCCTTTGGCGATTACCCAAGAAACATTGTTTAAACTCCCAGCGGGCACCGGACGCGTAGCGCTAGAGGGCCTGCTAGTGAGAGATAAGCTCATTGCGCATCCCCGCTATTTCCCGTGGCTACTACAGCTTGAGCCTGAGTTGGCTAATTTTAAAGCGGGTACATATCGCATTACCCCCGGTATGACCGTGCGTGAATTTCTTGAGCTGCTTAAAAGCGGCAAAGAAGCGCAGTTCACCGTACGCTTCATTGAAGGAACGCGTTTTCAAGACTGGATGCAGGTGCTAGCGGCATCACCCAACCTGAAACATGCGTTGGCGAATAAAGATGAAAGCCAGATCGCCAAAATTTTGGGTATACCGGAAGGTCGTCCCATTGAGGGTTGGCTTTATCCCGATACGTACCATTACACCGCGGGTAATAGCGATGAGATGATACTTAAGCGGGCGTACAATCGCATGAGCAAAGAAGTTGACGAGATATGGCAAGATCGCGAGAAAAATCTGCCTTATAAGACACCAGAAGATCTAGTGACAATGGCGTCAATCATTGAAAAAGAAACCGGCGTTGGTGAAGAACGCGGCAAAGTGGCATCGGTGTTTATCAACCGCCTTCGCATTGGCATGCGTTTGCAGACCGATCCTACGGTAATTTATGGCCTTGGCAAAAACTATAACGGTAATTTGACTCGACGCGACTTACAGCAGCCAACCGCATACAATACCTACGTGATATCCGGGCTGCCGCCGACGCCAATTGCCATGCCGAGCCGTGCCTCGCTGGAGGCCGCAGCACATCCAGATAAAACGTCCTATCTGTATTTCGTGGCAGATGGGAAAGGTGGACACGTATTTACCACTAATTTACAGAGCCATAATCAAGCAGTACGCAACTATTTGCAGGTGCTAAGGGAAAAGAATGAAAAGTAA
- the pabC gene encoding aminodeoxychorismate lyase produces the protein MFWLNGTPAEVISLSDRGLHYGDGCFTTARAVQGRIDDIHAHFSRMQFACSRLLIEPVDWTAWLTEFRQAAAETGNGVVKAVITRGSGGRGYSISGAENPCRIFSNSAIPAQYAQWQKDGVTLAVSPIRLGINPSLAGIKHLNRLEQVLIKAKLAQTNAHEALVLDSDARLVECCAANLFWRIGRRVFTPTLANAGVEGLMRQRIIRLLAESEYELSVVSASLDVLRDAEEVFICNSLMPLLPVNEAGEYRFSSRQLADYLLPQCLLPVYES, from the coding sequence ATGTTTTGGCTTAATGGAACACCCGCAGAGGTTATTTCGCTCAGCGACCGTGGCTTGCACTATGGCGATGGTTGTTTCACCACGGCTCGTGCTGTGCAAGGGCGAATCGATGATATTCACGCTCATTTTAGCCGGATGCAGTTTGCCTGTTCGCGGTTACTGATTGAACCGGTTGATTGGACGGCTTGGCTTACAGAATTCCGTCAAGCGGCGGCTGAGACAGGGAATGGCGTAGTTAAAGCGGTTATAACTCGAGGCAGTGGTGGGCGTGGCTATTCCATTTCCGGTGCTGAAAACCCGTGTCGTATATTTTCAAATAGCGCAATCCCAGCTCAGTATGCCCAGTGGCAGAAGGATGGCGTCACGCTTGCCGTCAGTCCTATTCGCCTAGGCATTAATCCTTCTCTTGCTGGCATTAAACATCTTAACCGCCTAGAGCAGGTGCTGATTAAGGCAAAGCTTGCGCAGACGAACGCTCACGAGGCGCTGGTGCTTGACAGCGACGCTAGGCTAGTGGAATGCTGTGCGGCTAATTTATTCTGGCGAATTGGAAGACGAGTATTTACGCCAACGCTTGCCAACGCTGGCGTAGAGGGTCTAATGCGTCAGCGTATTATTCGTTTATTGGCTGAAAGCGAGTATGAATTAAGCGTTGTCTCGGCATCTTTAGACGTGCTGCGAGACGCGGAAGAAGTTTTTATATGCAATTCTTTAATGCCGCTGTTGCCGGTAAATGAAGCGGGGGAGTATCGCTTCAGCTCACGGCAATTGGCGGACTATTTATTACCACAGTGTTTACTTCCTGTGTATGAGTCATGA
- the fabF gene encoding beta-ketoacyl-ACP synthase II, whose protein sequence is MSKRRVVVTGLGMLSPVGNTVDSTWDAIVAGQSGISLIDHFDTSAYATRFAGLVKDFNSEDYISRKDARKMDAFIQYGIAAGIQAFKDSGIEVTEENAPRIGAAIGSGIGGLGLIEENHSALVKGGPRKISPFFVPSTIVNMVAGHLTIMLGLRGPSISIATACTSGVHNIGHAARMIAYNDADVMLAGGAEKASTPLGVGGFGAARALSTRNDNPQAASRPWDKDRDGFVLGDGAGILVLEEYEHAKARGAKIYAEIVGFGMSSDAYHMTSPPENGEGAALAMVNALRDAGLNPSQVGYINAHGTSTPAGDKAETQAVKSVYGADAGKVMVSSTKSMTGHLLGAAGAVESIFTILTLRDQIVAPTINLDNPDEGCDLDFVPGEARQVKGLEYALCNSFGFGGTNGSVIFRKI, encoded by the coding sequence GTGTCTAAGCGTCGAGTTGTTGTGACCGGACTGGGCATGTTGTCTCCTGTCGGTAATACCGTAGATTCCACTTGGGATGCTATCGTAGCCGGGCAGAGTGGCATCAGCTTAATCGACCATTTCGATACTAGCGCCTATGCAACGCGTTTTGCTGGCTTAGTAAAGGATTTTAATAGTGAAGACTACATCTCGCGTAAAGATGCACGCAAGATGGATGCCTTCATTCAGTACGGAATCGCTGCCGGTATTCAGGCATTTAAAGATTCTGGGATTGAAGTGACTGAAGAAAATGCTCCACGTATCGGTGCCGCGATTGGTTCTGGTATCGGTGGGCTTGGCCTGATTGAAGAAAATCACAGTGCGCTTGTTAAAGGCGGACCGCGTAAAATCAGCCCATTCTTCGTGCCTTCAACCATTGTGAACATGGTAGCGGGTCATCTGACTATCATGTTAGGTCTGCGTGGCCCAAGCATTTCTATTGCTACGGCATGTACTTCTGGTGTGCATAACATCGGACATGCAGCTCGTATGATCGCGTATAACGACGCAGACGTCATGCTGGCAGGTGGTGCAGAAAAAGCGAGTACACCTCTGGGTGTCGGTGGCTTTGGTGCCGCACGCGCACTGTCAACGCGTAACGATAACCCGCAAGCGGCAAGCCGCCCATGGGATAAAGATCGTGACGGTTTCGTTCTCGGTGACGGTGCTGGTATTCTGGTTCTTGAAGAGTACGAGCATGCGAAAGCGCGTGGTGCAAAAATTTATGCTGAAATCGTTGGTTTCGGTATGAGTAGCGATGCTTACCACATGACTTCTCCACCGGAAAACGGTGAAGGTGCAGCACTGGCGATGGTGAATGCTCTGCGTGATGCAGGCTTGAATCCATCTCAGGTTGGCTACATCAACGCTCACGGAACGTCTACTCCGGCGGGCGACAAAGCAGAAACTCAGGCAGTGAAAAGTGTATACGGCGCAGACGCCGGTAAAGTGATGGTCAGCTCCACCAAGTCTATGACGGGCCACCTTCTGGGTGCCGCTGGTGCAGTTGAATCTATCTTTACTATTCTGACGCTGCGCGACCAAATTGTTGCGCCAACCATCAACTTGGATAACCCAGATGAAGGTTGTGATCTTGACTTTGTACCAGGCGAAGCTCGTCAGGTAAAAGGTTTGGAATATGCACTGTGTAACTCCTTCGGCTTTGGTGGCACTAACGGTTCTGTGATTTTTCGCAAGATCTAA